From Arachis stenosperma cultivar V10309 chromosome 2, arast.V10309.gnm1.PFL2, whole genome shotgun sequence, one genomic window encodes:
- the LOC130963703 gene encoding cathecol O-methyltransferase 1-like, translating to MAPSLESNKNVVIDDESNKNVLKEEEEDGMLFAMDLGVLVAFPMAVKTAFELGIFDIIAKGGEHAKLSSEDIASKIGSTNPNAPSMVDRLLRLLASHSLLSCSSLPQVNKDEDDQEHRLIGSPQKTVYSLTAASKYFVTDDDGVNFGHTLSLILDKVVLESWSELKGAILEGGVPFVRANGMHTFEYPSVDPRFNDVFNKAMISHTTIVMKRVLESYEGFNNINTLIDVGGGLGINLKMITSKYPNINAINFDLPHVIQHALTYPGVKHVGGDMFESVPNGGDAIFMKWILHDWSDEHCLKVLKNCHKAIPEDGKVIVVDTMVPVLPENKTAAKVAFKADLLMMTQNIGGKERTKHDFIHLATASGFSSIKFVCSVSGYWVMEFYK from the exons ATGGCTCCATCATTAGAGAGCAATAAAAATGTTGTTATTGATGATGAATCCAATAAGAATGTtcttaaagaagaagaagaagatggaatgCTTTTTGCAATGGACTTGGGGGTTTTAGTGGCGTTTCCAATGGCTGTTAAGACTGCATTTGAGCTTGGAATCTTCGACATAATAGCCAAAGGTGGTGAACATGCAAAGCTCTCATCTGAAGACATTGCATCAAAGATTGGTAGCACAAACCCCAATGCACCATCAATGGTGGATCGTCTTCTTAGGCTACTTGCAAGTCATTCTTTGTTGTCTTGTTCATCACTTCCTCAAG TCAACAAAGATGAAGATGATCAAGAACATAGGCTTATTGGATCTCCTCAGAAGACTGTGTATAGTCTTACAGCTGCTTCCAAATATTTTGTAACTGATGATGATGGTGTCAATTTTGGACACACTTTGAGCTTGATTCTGGACAAGGTTGTCTTGGAAAGCTG GAGTGAACTGAAAGGAGCAATATTGGAAGGAGGTGTGCCATTTGTTAGGGCTAATGGGATGCATACATTTGAGTACCCAAGTGTGGATCCAAGGTTCAATGACGTTTTCAACAAAGCTATGATAAGCCACACAACCATAGTGATGAAGAGGGTTCTTGAGTCCTATGAAGGTTTCAATAACATTAACACTCTAATTGATGTTGGTGGTGGTCTTGGTATCAATCTCAAAATGATCACTTCCAAATATCCAAATATCAATGCTATTAACTTTGACTTGCCTCATGTAATTCAACATGCCCTCACCTATCCcg gTGTGAAACATGTGGGAGGAGATATGTTTGAGAGTGTTCCTAATGGCGGAGATGCCATTTTCATGAAG TGGATACTTCATGATTGGAGTGATGAACATTGCTTGAAGGTGTTGAAGAATTGCCATAAAGCCATTCCTGAAGATGGAAAAGTGATTGTTGTAGACACAATGGTTCCGGTTTTGCCGGAGAATAAAACCGCCGCTAAGGTTGCTTTCAAAGCTGACTTATTGATGATGACTCAAAACATTGGAGGAAAAGAGAGAACCAAACATGACTTCATTCATTTGGCCACTGCCTCTGGAttttcttccatcaaatttgtgTGCTCTGTCTCTGGATATTGGGTTATGGAGTTCTACAAGTAG
- the LOC130963728 gene encoding protein DMR6-LIKE OXYGENASE 1-like: MANTKPLLLADQVTNMKHVPLNFIRPLNDRPNLQNLQSSNDNNESIPIIDLQGLDEDNDASNRSQTIHNVGQACQDYGFFQILNHGVPEDVVGKMMKVAKAFFDLPASERMKNYSDDPSKTMRLSTSFNVKTEKVANWRDFLRLHCHPLEDYIQEWPTNPPSFREDVGEYSKHMRKLSLKLLEAISESLELEKDYMEKALGKHGQHMAINYYPPCPEPDLTYGLPAHADPNAITILLQNHVPGLQVLKDGHWVTVKHVPNTFIVNIGDQIQVISNDKYKSVLHRALVNCEKERMSIPTFYCPSPEALVGPAPQLIDQHNNPPKYTNFTYAEYYHKFWNRGLSKETCVDLFKL; the protein is encoded by the exons ATGGCAAACACCAAGCCATTACTCTTAGCTGACCAAGTCACAAACATGAAACATGTTCCTTTGAATTTCATTAGGCCCCTTAATGACCGTCCTAATCTTCAAAACCTTCAATCCTCCAATGATAACAATGAATCCATCCCCATCATTGATCTTCAAGGTTTAGATGAAGATAATGATGCCTCCAACCGTTCTCAAACCATCCACAACGTTGGCCAAGCTTGTCAAGATTATGGCTTCTTCCAA ATTTTGAATCATGGGGTTCCGGAGGATGTTGTTGGGAAGATGATGAAAGTGGCAAAGGCATTCTTTGATTTGCCAGCGAGTGAGAGGATGAAGAATTATTCAGATGATCCTTCAAAAACAATGAGACTCTCAACAAGTTTTAATGTTAAGACTGAGAAAGTTGCAAATTGGAGAGATTTTTTGAGGCTCCATTGCCACCCTCTTGAAGATTACATTCAAGAATGGCCTACCAACCCTCCTTCTTTCAG AGAAGATGTTGGTGAGTATAGCAAACACATGAGGAAATTATCATTGAAATTACTTGAAGCTATATCTGAAAGCTTAGAATTGGAGAAAGATTACATGGAAAAAGCACTTGGAAAACATGGACAACACATGGCAATAAACTACTATCCTCCATGTCCAGAGCCAGATCTAACATATGGTTTGCCAGCACATGCTGACCCAAATGCCATAACCATTTTGCTCCAAAATCATGTCCCTGGCTTGCAAGTTCTCAAGGATGGTCATTGGGTCACAGTCAAACATGTCCCTAACACATTCATTGTCAATATTGGTGACCAAATTCAG GTGATTAGTAATGATAAATACAAGAGTGTGTTGCATAGAGCACTGGTAAActgtgaaaaagaaagaatgtCCATTCCAACATTTTATTGTCCATCACCTGAAGCTTTGGTGGGCCCAGCACCTCAACTCATAGACCAACATAATAATCCTCCCAAGTACACAAATTTCACATATGCTGAATATTATCACAAGTTCTGGAACAGGGGACTTTCAAAGGAGACATGTGTGGATTTGTTCAAGCTTTAA